Part of the Puniceicoccaceae bacterium genome is shown below.
GTTATCCCGGATGCTGGCAATGCGGCGGATGACTTCATCAATGGAGACTGACTTCAGTTCACGAATTGCTTTCAACAGGGTGATCTCGAAATTGACGCGATCCGTCAGACCCTTTTTCACTGCGTCTTCGCCCGATTTGAGCGTATCAATCACGCGCACATAGGCCTGAATGTCGTAGCCACCCTTGGGGCTTCCCTTCTGGGAGAGCAAGGTTTGCATGCGCGAACGAAACACCTTTTCGAGATCGAGCAGGATGCGATAGAGATCGCGCCCTTCCTGCACGAGCTGATCGATTTCGCTCAGCAGTGCACGCTCATCCTGAGCTTCGATCTGATCGGCGAGCTTCACCAGTTGCTCATGGGGAGCAAGTCCATAGACATCGGTGATGTCGTGTTCACTGATTTGAGTGCCGCAAAAAGCAATCATCTGATCGAGGATTGACTGGGCATCACGCATGCCTCCGCTCGCCAGTTTGGCAATCGAGTCCAGCGCTTCATCGGAAATTTGAATGCCGTCCACTTCGGCGATGTGCTTGAGTCGCGCGACGATGACGGAATCCTCGATCGGGCGAAACTCAAAACGCTGACAGCGTGATACAATGGTCGGCAGTACTTTGTGCGCTTCGGTTGTGGCGAAGAAAAACTTTACGTGCGGGGGTGGTTCTTCGAGCGTTTTGAGCAGTGCGTTGAAGGCCGCATTGCTGAGCATGTGAACTTCGTCGATGATGTAGATCTTGTAGCGGCACTGTGTGGGGGCGTATTTACAATCGTCCCGCAGATCACGAATCTGATCGACCGAGTTATTGGAAGCTCCGTCGATTTCGATCACATCCATCGACTGTCCGGACATGATCGATTTTGCGAGATCGGATTCCGTGTTCGGATGGATGGACGGTTCACCCTCGGCATTGAGCGCACAGGCGAAGAGGCGCGCAGTGCTGGTTTTTCCCGTGCCGCGAGGACCTACGAAGAGATACGCATGCGCGATGCGATTCTGTTCAATCGCATTTTTGAGGGTTTGCACGATGTGCTCCTGACCCACCAGTTCGGTGAAATTTTTCGGGCGCCAGCGTCGCGCGATGACCTGATAGGGATCCGCCATGGTTGCTTAAGAGACGTGAGTGTATGCCTCAATGGTACGCCAACTCAAACACTTTCTTGATGGAACCCGTATGCACCAGAAAATTGGCCAGTTCCACATCCTCCGGGCGCGTGATTTTGAGGTTGTTCTGCGCGGGAGTCACCAGTGTGACGGGTGTGGGCTTCGCGCGCACGAGAGCATCGACACAGTCGGTGACGGTGGCACCACTCTGCTGCAGCTGCGTGTATGCGGAATGGATGGTATCGGTGCGAAAAACCTGCGGAGTCTGCATGGCGTAGAGTCGCTCCCGTTCCAGATCCTCAAGCAACAGAGCCTCGAGCGTGCCGGTGCGATCCGCCCGCTTCAGGGTATCGG
Proteins encoded:
- the dnaX gene encoding DNA polymerase III subunit gamma/tau, giving the protein MADPYQVIARRWRPKNFTELVGQEHIVQTLKNAIEQNRIAHAYLFVGPRGTGKTSTARLFACALNAEGEPSIHPNTESDLAKSIMSGQSMDVIEIDGASNNSVDQIRDLRDDCKYAPTQCRYKIYIIDEVHMLSNAAFNALLKTLEEPPPHVKFFFATTEAHKVLPTIVSRCQRFEFRPIEDSVIVARLKHIAEVDGIQISDEALDSIAKLASGGMRDAQSILDQMIAFCGTQISEHDITDVYGLAPHEQLVKLADQIEAQDERALLSEIDQLVQEGRDLYRILLDLEKVFRSRMQTLLSQKGSPKGGYDIQAYVRVIDTLKSGEDAVKKGLTDRVNFEITLLKAIRELKSVSIDEVIRRIASIRDNLPEVSVKKKA